The genomic region ATAGATAAATCTTCAAATAAATCTACGGGCATATAACAAATTTCTAACACAGCACTTTCACCGTTAATTTTTCGCACCCTTTCGATATAGTAACACAGGTCTTTTTTTGGCACTTTTAAATAATCACTAACTTTTTCATCGGCTTTTATTACCTTAAAATCTAAAACCTCGCTGTCCACCTTTTTACCCCATTTTTTAACTTCTTCAGTAAAACCAATCAACTTACCGTGGTTAAGTTCCTTTATATATGTCCCGCTGCCTTTGACTTTGTATACTAATTGTTCTTTTTGCAGTTGCTTTATCGCCATCCTTACCGTCACGCGACTAACATTATAACGCTCAGCTAAACAACTCTCCGAAGGCAAAATATCGCCTGCCACCAGGTTACTATCAGCGATATACTGCTTGATTTGATTTTTAACTTGTATATATAAAGGATTTGCATTTCTTTTCATAGTTTTTCCTCCAGCTACTAGTGTTTAATTATCTATATACCATAGTACTATATTAGTGAAAATTAATAAAGTGCAAACAACGAAGACTTCGCTTGCAGGTTGGATTGCTTGGTTAAATGACTCTAGTTTGACAATGCTCGCCAACTTATTTTAATTTTTTGCAAATTACCCTTGAATGTTTTCTCGACTTGTATTATACTTATAGCAATACAACTATAATACAAGGAGGATAAATAATGAAAAAACAAAACCTAACAATAGTTGGTGCCGGTAGTACTTATACTATCGGGATGATGATGAGTCTAGTA from Proteinivorax hydrogeniformans harbors:
- a CDS encoding GntR family transcriptional regulator translates to MKRNANPLYIQVKNQIKQYIADSNLVAGDILPSESCLAERYNVSRVTVRMAIKQLQKEQLVYKVKGSGTYIKELNHGKLIGFTEEVKKWGKKVDSEVLDFKVIKADEKVSDYLKVPKKDLCYYIERVRKINGESAVLEICYMPVDLFEDLSIDILEKSKYSYIEDHKKLTIDKSCQKIIPTNPNKLVQLVLGLEKESPILQVDSQAFLQNQRVFEYTIHYYHPKLYNYHIVVER